The following are encoded together in the Citrobacter arsenatis genome:
- a CDS encoding DUF1198 family protein, with the protein MIWIMLATLVVVFVVGFRVLTSGSRRAIRRLSERLNIDVVPVESMIDQMGKVQGEAFLQYLHRPDESHLQNAAQVLLIWQIVIVDGSEQNLLQWHRWLQKARLAAPITDAQVRLALGFLREMEPDMQELNVFQMRYNAFFQPEEGVHWLH; encoded by the coding sequence ATGATTTGGATAATGCTGGCCACGTTGGTGGTTGTTTTTGTGGTGGGTTTTCGGGTGCTGACGTCCGGGTCGCGACGGGCGATTCGTCGTCTGAGCGAGCGACTGAATATTGATGTCGTGCCGGTAGAATCGATGATCGATCAGATGGGAAAAGTACAGGGGGAGGCTTTTTTACAATACCTGCACCGCCCGGATGAATCGCATCTGCAAAATGCCGCCCAGGTGCTGTTGATCTGGCAAATCGTTATTGTCGACGGCAGCGAGCAGAACCTGCTGCAGTGGCACCGTTGGCTGCAAAAAGCCCGGCTCGCCGCACCGATTACCGACGCTCAGGTGCGTCTGGCGCTCGGATTTCTGCGCGAGATGGAGCCGGATATGCAGGAGCTTAATGTGTTCCAGATGCGCTATAACGCCTTTTTCCAGCCCGAAGAGGGTGTGCACTGGCTGCACTGA
- the uhpT gene encoding hexose-6-phosphate:phosphate antiporter: protein MLAFLNQVRKPTLDLPLDVRRKMWFKPFMQSYLVVFIGYLTMYLIRKNFNIAQNDMISTYGLSMTQLGMIGLGFSITYGVGKTLVSYYADGKNTKQFLPFMLILSAICMLGFSASMGAGSTSLFLMIAFYALSGFFQSTGGSCSYSTITKWTPRRKRGSYLGMWNISHNLGGAGAAGVALFGANYLFDGHVIGMFIFPSIIALIVGFIGLRYGSDSPESYGLGKAEELFGEEISEEDKETEENDMTKWQIFVEYVLKNKVIWLLCFSNIFLYVVRIGIDQWSTVYAFQELKLSKEVAIQGFTLFEVGALVGTLMWGWLSDLANGRRALVACVALALIIATLGVYQHASNQYVYLASLFALGFLVFGPQLLIGVAAVGFVPKKAIGAADGIKGTFAYLIGDSFAKLGLGMIADGTPIFGLTGWAGTFAALDAAAIGCICLMAVVAVFEERKIRREKKIQQLKVA from the coding sequence ATGCTGGCCTTTCTAAACCAGGTGCGCAAGCCGACCCTGGATCTGCCGCTCGATGTGCGGCGCAAAATGTGGTTCAAACCGTTCATGCAGTCCTATCTGGTGGTCTTTATCGGCTACCTGACCATGTACCTGATCCGCAAAAACTTCAACATCGCGCAGAACGACATGATCTCCACCTACGGGCTGAGCATGACGCAGCTGGGGATGATTGGCCTGGGCTTCTCCATCACCTACGGCGTGGGTAAAACGCTGGTTTCCTACTACGCGGATGGCAAAAACACCAAACAGTTCCTGCCGTTTATGCTGATCCTCTCCGCCATCTGTATGCTCGGCTTCAGCGCCAGCATGGGCGCGGGTTCAACCAGCCTGTTTTTGATGATCGCCTTCTACGCGCTGAGCGGTTTCTTCCAGAGTACCGGCGGCTCGTGTAGCTATTCCACCATCACCAAATGGACGCCGCGTCGCAAGAGGGGTTCTTACCTCGGCATGTGGAACATCTCTCACAATCTCGGCGGTGCGGGTGCGGCGGGCGTGGCGCTGTTTGGCGCTAACTATCTGTTCGATGGTCATGTCATCGGGATGTTTATCTTCCCGTCAATTATTGCCCTGATAGTCGGCTTTATCGGCCTGCGCTACGGCAGCGACTCCCCGGAATCTTATGGTCTCGGTAAAGCCGAAGAGCTGTTCGGCGAGGAGATCAGCGAAGAGGACAAAGAGACTGAAGAAAACGACATGACCAAATGGCAGATCTTTGTTGAGTACGTGCTGAAAAACAAAGTTATTTGGCTGTTATGTTTCTCGAACATCTTCCTGTACGTGGTGCGTATCGGTATCGACCAGTGGTCCACCGTCTACGCTTTCCAGGAACTGAAGCTCTCCAAAGAAGTGGCGATTCAGGGCTTTACCCTGTTTGAAGTGGGCGCGCTGGTCGGTACGCTGATGTGGGGCTGGCTCTCTGATCTGGCTAACGGTCGTCGTGCGCTGGTGGCCTGCGTAGCGCTGGCGTTGATTATCGCCACCCTGGGCGTTTATCAACACGCCAGCAACCAGTACGTCTATCTGGCTTCGCTGTTTGCGCTGGGCTTCCTGGTGTTCGGTCCACAGCTATTAATCGGCGTTGCGGCAGTCGGATTTGTGCCGAAAAAAGCGATCGGCGCAGCCGATGGGATTAAAGGCACTTTCGCTTATCTGATTGGTGACAGCTTCGCCAAGTTAGGTCTGGGAATGATTGCCGACGGCACGCCGATTTTCGGTCTGACCGGCTGGGCGGGCACCTTCGCCGCGCTGGATGCTGCTGCCATCGGTTGTATCTGTCTGATGGCCGTCGTGGCCGTGTTTGAAGAACGTAAAATTCGCCGCGAGAAAAAGATTCAACAATTGAAAGTCGCTTAA